The sequence below is a genomic window from Sardina pilchardus chromosome 9, fSarPil1.1, whole genome shotgun sequence.
tcacatagtcatacacacgctcacaaactcatatgtgaacacacacacacacacacacacacatacatagtcatacacatacgctcacaaactcatacacacacacacacactcacaaactcatatacacactagtggtgggggaaaaaatcgattctgttcagtatcgcgatattttgtgcatgcaattatatcgatacgagtagctcaaagtatcgcaatacttaattatataatttaatgatctattttacttttatttgaggcgagtttactcagggtttactctgatgaCATCAAAtatgctagatagatagatatatagatagatagatactttatagatccccaagggggaaattcaagataataCGCTCACAAGGCGCTTGTTGTGGCGTTTTATTTGGCTttcaacggcaatttcaaatcgaaagtgtgggtgtgtttcggttttcaacaaaaagcaaatagtaaggaccttaatttgcaccatgccatgacaaagtgatttgaacagtgttattttccttattttttgtaatgccttcgaacaatatgagagacatgaatagcaatatatcgcagaatcgaatcgcaatacttgttgtatcgcaatatgtttagaatcgcaataatatcgaattgtggcccaaatatcgcaatagtatcgaattgtcattcttttgccaattcccacccctaatacacacacacacactcatacacacacacacacacacacacacacacagagctccagcccccccatccccccactgAGGTTAATGGAAGGGGAGGTGCTGAGTGTTGTGGTTGCTGTGGTAACATGTAATAGCATTCTTAACATTCTCTGTCATTCTTAGCTGAACACCCCTGACTGACACTTACAAACTccagctttagtgtgtgtgtgtgtgtgtgtgtgtgtactgacacTCAGAAACTCTAGATTGGCTCTGTCCCATTCAGCACCCGGCtttagtgtgtgtctttgtgtgtatgtttgtgttaggGCTGTAACTActagtgtgtatgcatatgtgtgtgtcgggggattCTATGTGGTTAGAAGTTGCTGTGTTACTGTAGTTCAGTTTGAAGTAAAAAATCAATGGAAATGACACCTCAATGTGCCTAAGCTGCTCCCTAGCAGATAAAACACATTTAAACGGCTATAGCCTCCATTTAAAATAACGTATTAGAAATTATGCCGCGTGTTTAAACGGCTATAGCCTTCATTTAAAACAACGTATTAGCTAGAAATGATGCCGCGTGTTTAAACGGCTATAGCCTCCATTTAAAACTGTTTATTGAGTAGAAATGATGCCACTTGGCTATATTCAATGCTAGAAATGACAATGTTCCAGCATCCATCCAAACACAGcattcacatatactgtacatacaaagacatcattcacatactgtatactgtacatacaaacacagcattcacatatactgtacatacaaacacagcattcacatatactgtacatacaaacatgtCTACATTCAGTGCTGCTGATGCCACTGCTAAAGCTTCTTTAGATCATGgatcactgtacacacacacacacacacacacacacacacacacacacactgctaaagCTTCTTTAGATCATGGATCACtgccactgtacacacacacacacacacacgcgcacacacacactgctaaagCTTGTTTAGATCATgatcactgtacacacacacacacacacacacacacactgctaaagCTTGTTTAGATCATGGAAACAGTTCGTCACACTTCGGTACACTTACACACTATTGTGAGTGAATTTAAGAATGTCCtggctaactgtgtgtgtgtgtgtgtgtgtgtgtgtgtgtgtgtgtgtgtgtgtgtgtgtgtgtgtgtgtgtgtgtgtgtgtgtgatggagcagCAGTCCTGCCGTGACTCCTACTCTCCCCcctctggaggtgtgtgtgggcggcgACAGCAGTaggcccctccccctcccctcacatGTGAGACCCGCCCAGTCCAACAGCGCCCCCTGTACCCCGGAAATGCAGCTGCGCCGTGGACTCTCCCTCaggtaggaacacacacacacacacacacacacagtggactcTCCCTcaggtatgaacacacacacacacacacacacacacacacacacacacacagtgggctcTCCCTCaggtaggaacacacacacacacacacacacacacacacacacacacacacacacacagtggactcTCCCTCaggtaggaacacacacacacacacacacacacacacacacacacacacacacacacacacacacacacacacagtgggctcTCCCTcaggtatgaacacacacacacacacacacacacacacacacacacagtgggctcTCCCTcaggtatgaacacacacacacacacacacacacacacacacacacacacatacacacagtggaCTCTCCCTcaggtatgaacacacacacacacacatacacacacacatgtatactacacacacacacacaaacagtgggcTCTCCCTcaggtatgaacacacacacacacacacacacacacacacacacacacacacacacacatatgccgcCTTGACCAGgtacacagacacgcgcaccaCCTAAAACGGgtacatacgtgtgtgttattctgactctgtgtatatatgtttgtgtgtgtgtgtgtgtgtgtgtgtgtgtgtgtgttgttctgactgtgtatgtgtgtgtgtgtgtgtgtgtgtgtgtgcgtgtgttgttctgactgtatgtatgtgtgtgtgtgtgttctgactgtgtgtgtgtgtgtgtgtgttccaggctTCCCAGCTCAGGATACGATGTGGATCAGGATCGCGGGCGTGCCCGTTTCCCTCGGCGACGGCTGACAGACGTGGGCATGTCGCCCGAGTACCCGCCCCTGCAGGTTGGCGTGGGGAACCCGCTGCACCACTCCAGCTCTGAGGACAGCGCCTCCGAGCACTCGGGCATCTCCCACGCCAGCTCCTCCCACGCCAGCGCTGATGCCCCCGCCGACCCCACACGCCTCACCTCGCCCGCCTACGGGCACCCCGACCCATATGCCAACCCCCCTAATGCCCGCTACGCCCACTCCCCCACCGACCCATATGCCAACGCCCGCTATGCCCAACCTCCCACCGACCCCTATGCCAACCCCCCCAACGGGCGCTATGCCCAACCCCCCACCGACCCCTATGCCAACGCCCACTATGCCCACTCCCCCAGCGACCCCTATGCCAACGGGCGCTATGCCCAACCCCCCACCGACCCCTATGCCAACCCCCCCAACGCCCGCTACGCCCAACCTCCCAGCGACCCCTATGCCAACCCGCCCAACGGGCGCTATGCCCACTCCCCTACCGACCCCTATGCCAACGGGCGCTATGCCCACTCCCCCAGCGACCCCTATGCCAACGCCCCCAACAGCTTCTACaggaacccccagcaccagtcGGCGGGCACCTTCTCCGGTCGCCATGACTACTGGTACGAGGACGCCCCGGTGGCGCTGGCGGTGCCCGGGCACGTGCGTCTGTCGCGGGCGCCGTCGCTGAGGGAGTACCCGCCGTGCCACCCTGCCCACGGGCTCCCGCGCCAGCTGGTGTCGGAGCAGCTCAAGTCGTGGCACCAGCGCCAGCAGCTGCAGAGGCCCGCGAGACCGCGCTCTCTGGACCGCCACCGGCAGGGCGCCATGCGCatacgcagcacacacacacacacacacgcacacacacacacacacacacacacacacgcacacgccgcCGGACGGGACTCACCACTCACCCTGCAGCCACGCCGCAtggaccaggtacacacacacacacacacacacacacacataaacacacacttatagacaggtacacacacacacacacacacacatttagacacacacgCCGCAtggaccaggtacacacacacacacacacacataaacacacacttatagacaggtacacacacacacacacacacacatttagacacacacgCCGCAtggaccaggtacacacacacacacacacacacataaacacacacttatagacaggtacacacacacacacacacacacatatgtactgtaGACGCACACGCCACCtggaccaggtacacacacacacacacacacagacacacacacacacacacacacacacgcacacacgcactcacacacacacagactcatacactcacacacgcacacacatatagacatacgCCGCCtcaaccaggtacacacacaagccacctaaccaggtacacacacacgccacctcgaccaggtgcacacacacacacacacacacatacacacacacaccccttcacctGCAGGCTTCAGTATCGACTTACGGTCGTGTTGGAATCTGTCGGGTGGAATTCCTAGAGTGACGCCTCACTGACAGCAAGGATGTCTAGgcctgtctgcacacacacacacacacacacacacacacacacacacacacacacacatacacacacatacacacacacacacacacacacacacacgcatgacaGCAAGGATGGGAACAGTGTCTAGGCCTgtctgcagctcacacacacataaacatgcacacagacacacaggcacacccacacacagacatacaggcacacgtacacacacacacacacgcacacacacacacacacacacacacacacacgtacaaatgTATCTTACTTGCACACAATCTCAACCTTCTCCACCATCAGATGATCTACTAAACCGATCAGCTTAACTGATaaatcctcctgtgtgtgtgtgtgtgtgtgtttgtgtgtgtgtgtgtgtgtgctgagtgtaaAGATGTGAATCTCCAAACCTGTTCTGTGGTTCAGAGTGATACTAATACTGAGTgctgcagcttgtgtgtgtgtgtggggggggggggggggtgggtgtgtgtgtgtgagaaatgtaCCTGCAGTAACACCTACTGTTCTAATTTACCTCTAATACCACTCACCTTTACCTGCAATAGCCTCTAGGctcgggtggtgtgtgtgtgtgtgtgtgtgtgtgtgacaggcttTAGGGAGCTTTGCCATTGCTGTGTTTGTGCCAGCTGATTTCTCAACTCACACTGGGCACtgacactgtacacacacacacacacacacacacacacacacacacacacaccttaattagccatcatacactctcacacacacacacacacacaccttaattagccatcatacactctctctcacacacacacacacacacagacacacacacaccttaattagccatcaaacactctctctcacacacacacacacacacacacacacatacacacactttaattagccatcatacactcacacacacacacacacacacacacacacatacccatgtttagccaccatacacacaaacatatacacaccttAGTTagccatcatacacacacaaacacacacacacatatacacaccttaGTTAgccgccatacacacacagactcacacacacacgcacacaccttagttagccaccacacacacacacacacacacacacagactttaagtagccaccacacacacacacacacacacagacacacacacacacacacacacacacagaccttagTTAGCCACCACACAAAGCCTACTGTGATTCAGGCCAGTGTGCTCTCAAAAGGTGCTTAATCAGCCActccctgtgtatgtgtgtgagagtactgTACATTccactccctgtgtgtgtgtgtgtgtgtgtgtgtgtgtgtgtgtgtgtgtgtgtgtttgttattaaCACTTCCTCTGAGAGAGAACCATCAAAGTGGGCAGTAAACTTCCTTTGTGTtattgagtgtgtgagcaggtgtgtgtgtgtgtgtatgcgtttttGTGAATTACGCTTcctcttagtgtgtgtgagtgagtgtgttagtgagtgtgtgtgtgtgcaggtgtgtataccgtatgtgtgtgtttgtgtgtgtatgggtgtatggatgtgggtgtgtgtctgtatatatgtgtgtatgtctgactgCACATTCATTGACTCTTTGCTTCCTCCTTGATCGCATGTTATGTGGTTTGTTTAAACCTGAGATTagatattaacacacacacacacacacacacccctacacacacactcactctgtctctctgtcctgttAGCCTCCTCAGGCGGTTCCGAGGGTTCCGAGGGTGGAACAGAACTGTGCGCAGTGGACCACGGAGGACGACGCCCACATCATCAGCCAGGTGTGAGCagccaggactgtgtgtgtgtgtgtgtgtgtgtgtgtgtgaccgtgtgtgtgtgtttgtgcgtgtgtgtgtgtgtgttaagggtgcGGTCAGACAACCATATTTATTAGATTATTTATTGAGCTACGGGCTACTGGGCACGGCTACTTCACCTGCACCTCCTGAAGCAACAGAACTGTCTCCAAGGAGAACAGAACCTCCTCCTGAGACAACAGAACCGTCTCCAAGGAGAACAGAATCTCCTCCTGAAACAACAGAACCGTCTCTAAGGAGAAGAGAACCTCCTTCTGAGACAACAGAACCGTCTCCAAGGAGAACAGAACCTCCTCCTCAGACAACAGAAGTGTCTCCCGTGGCAACAGAACCGTGAGGTGAAGAGTGTCTCCTGTGCTGTGAATGGCAGTGGTAAAGCACAGGTCCATTACAGTAGACTTTTGTATAGATGCACATTTCTCAGTTTTGTATGTTTTCtaagaaaaatgtgtgtgttactaaAACAGTGTGCTTTGGATTGTCCCTCACACCTGCTGTCCAAGTGAAATAAAGACATGTGATTCCATTTGGGGTGCGTTTCgtttcttttacacacacatacacacagacacacagacacacagacacacagacagacagagacacacacacacacacacctgtgattcCAGACCAGTTGGGGTGCTTTTCTTTTCATCATGGCAATCAGTCAAATGGCACAACACACCTTAAGTCACatgatatttacacacacacacctgtgcatttTACACTattttatgctgtgtgtgtgtgtgtgtgtgtgtgtgtgtgtgtgtgtgtgtgtgtcctcctcttctctcacctcTACCATACTTTGTTCTAGTACTcagaacagtaggctactcaaatGCTCAGCGATATGTTTTTTTGATGTAAACATTATTGCAGCATATTTAGTTCTGTAGTTTAAAGGAGAACTTGGCAACTATTCCAACTTAATAGACCCGtttagaaatcatttggatgattaaatgATCAGTTCCGGTGAAAATGGTGACGTTCCCTGCTCCCCCTAGCGTCCCCAGGCTGAAACCCAACCTGGCAACATTGGGACTTACCGTCCCGGCAAGAGAAGTGAGAAACA
It includes:
- the inavab gene encoding innate immunity activator b isoform X1; this translates as MEAKEETSDTDSGIILHSGPDSPCTVMKDVTTHTRAVRLKLQSLEEHLEACVLELKRLCIREAELMGHLSPDYPLLPGEEPPQVRRRIGATFKLDDQSLLEKPSALSAVEAELGLQQQIVVAARRLVQEGAPSKAVRRSRQQQSRHQEKKLQQLQEQVFQLRLQHGRTSPHPAMAAQRDPAVSDDSSLSDSAVHDDEERANQEPSPPESGPLSGSTPHRQEQRHTHTHSHTHTPPQTLNLRTSLSHHTQLSPSLSHTHNHLPSPTRSPSLNHSHTILSPSLSHSHVSLSPSLNHSHVTLSPSLFHTHILPSPIPSPSPSPNPSHRTLSPASSLSLSVGGVEEDERPPIENSPWTESSLDQPYEKSKKHRSSSRRSTSPAVTPTLPPLEVCVGGDSSRPLPLPSHVRPAQSNSAPCTPEMQLRRGLSLRLPSSGYDVDQDRGRARFPRRRLTDVGMSPEYPPLQVGVGNPLHHSSSEDSASEHSGISHASSSHASADAPADPTRLTSPAYGHPDPYANPPNARYAHSPTDPYANARYAQPPTDPYANPPNGRYAQPPTDPYANAHYAHSPSDPYANGRYAQPPTDPYANPPNARYAQPPSDPYANPPNGRYAHSPTDPYANGRYAHSPSDPYANAPNSFYRNPQHQSAGTFSGRHDYWYEDAPVALAVPGHVRLSRAPSLREYPPCHPAHGLPRQLVSEQLKSWHQRQQLQRPARPRSLDRHRQGAMRIRSTHTHTHAHTHTHTHTHAHAAGRDSPLTLQPRRMDQPPQAVPRVPRVEQNCAQWTTEDDAHIISQV
- the inavab gene encoding innate immunity activator b isoform X3 gives rise to the protein MGHLSPDYPLLPGEEPPQVRRRIGATFKLDDQSLLEKPSALSAVEAELGLQQQIVVAARRLVQEGAPSKAVRRSRQQQSRHQEKKLQQLQEQVFQLRLQHGRTSPHPAMAAQRDPAVSDDSSLSDSAVHDDEERANQEPSPPESGPLSGSTPHRQEQRHTHTHSHTHTPPQTLNLRTSLSHHTQLSPSLSHTHNHLPSPTRSPSLNHSHTILSPSLSHSHVSLSPSLNHSHVTLSPSLFHTHILPSPIPSPSPSPNPSHRTLSPASSLSLSVGGVEEDERPPIENSPWTESSLDQPYEKSKKHRSSSRRSTSPAVTPTLPPLEVCVGGDSSRPLPLPSHVRPAQSNSAPCTPEMQLRRGLSLRLPSSGYDVDQDRGRARFPRRRLTDVGMSPEYPPLQVGVGNPLHHSSSEDSASEHSGISHASSSHASADAPADPTRLTSPAYGHPDPYANPPNARYAHSPTDPYANARYAQPPTDPYANPPNGRYAQPPTDPYANAHYAHSPSDPYANGRYAQPPTDPYANPPNARYAQPPSDPYANPPNGRYAHSPTDPYANGRYAHSPSDPYANAPNSFYRNPQHQSAGTFSGRHDYWYEDAPVALAVPGHVRLSRAPSLREYPPCHPAHGLPRQLVSEQLKSWHQRQQLQRPARPRSLDRHRQGAMRIRSTHTHTHAHTHTHTHTHAHAAGRDSPLTLQPRRMDQPPQAVPRVPRVEQNCAQWTTEDDAHIISQV
- the inavab gene encoding innate immunity activator b isoform X2, which codes for MEAKEETSDTDSGIILHSGPDSPCTVMKDVTTHTRAVRLKLQSLEEHLEACVLELKRLCIREAELMGHLSPDYPLLPGEEPPQVRRRIGATFKLDDQSLLEKPSALSAVEAELGLQQQIVVAARRLVQEGAPSKAVRRSRQQQSRHQEKKLQQLQEQVFQLRLQHGRTSPHPAMAAQREERANQEPSPPESGPLSGSTPHRQEQRHTHTHSHTHTPPQTLNLRTSLSHHTQLSPSLSHTHNHLPSPTRSPSLNHSHTILSPSLSHSHVSLSPSLNHSHVTLSPSLFHTHILPSPIPSPSPSPNPSHRTLSPASSLSLSVGGVEEDERPPIENSPWTESSLDQPYEKSKKHRSSSRRSTSPAVTPTLPPLEVCVGGDSSRPLPLPSHVRPAQSNSAPCTPEMQLRRGLSLRLPSSGYDVDQDRGRARFPRRRLTDVGMSPEYPPLQVGVGNPLHHSSSEDSASEHSGISHASSSHASADAPADPTRLTSPAYGHPDPYANPPNARYAHSPTDPYANARYAQPPTDPYANPPNGRYAQPPTDPYANAHYAHSPSDPYANGRYAQPPTDPYANPPNARYAQPPSDPYANPPNGRYAHSPTDPYANGRYAHSPSDPYANAPNSFYRNPQHQSAGTFSGRHDYWYEDAPVALAVPGHVRLSRAPSLREYPPCHPAHGLPRQLVSEQLKSWHQRQQLQRPARPRSLDRHRQGAMRIRSTHTHTHAHTHTHTHTHAHAAGRDSPLTLQPRRMDQPPQAVPRVPRVEQNCAQWTTEDDAHIISQV